A genomic stretch from Natronomonas gomsonensis includes:
- a CDS encoding cytochrome P450, whose product MSEDAKHGSSVPGDPDGPAESGPGDPAQRPLPPYPPNLTHPSLHFIHQMRDVIDFGEKALATRDVVRSRLPGEGDVFSLAHPDHTKRVLLTEREKFRKSDDFNIAFGEGLLTVEGEEWRKQRDVLQPLFTRDSVMDYADGMVEQIQRRSDRWSDGDRFDLQAQLTDMTLDVLFATVLGRELELDGDRRIREAAEALHDWFVPTSYLLPKWVPTPARRRFREGKATLQEEAQRLLDEKSGEAPTNPSEADDLLSLLVGLREAGVAESGMLTDERLRDQMVTIIFAGHDTTTTSLTFAFWALANNPEVRERFHAEVDELDGPPTMDDVDDLEVTDRVLTETLRLFPPVYSLPRESKEETVFDGYRIPADSRILLPIRHIQRDPRFFDDPETFRPSRWDGELRRELHDFAYAPFGGGPRICIGREFALLEAKLALATIGRNYELYWLGENQPDGEPPVSPEMTMRMEPGQEFLVSERS is encoded by the coding sequence ATGAGTGAAGATGCCAAGCACGGCTCGTCGGTTCCCGGCGACCCCGACGGCCCCGCCGAGAGTGGTCCCGGCGACCCCGCCCAGCGACCCCTCCCGCCGTATCCGCCGAACCTCACCCATCCGTCGCTGCACTTCATCCATCAGATGCGGGACGTCATCGACTTCGGGGAGAAAGCGCTCGCGACCCGCGACGTGGTTCGCAGTCGCCTGCCCGGCGAGGGCGACGTGTTCTCGCTGGCCCACCCCGACCACACCAAACGCGTTCTGCTGACCGAACGCGAGAAGTTCCGCAAGAGCGACGATTTCAACATCGCCTTCGGGGAGGGGCTGTTGACCGTCGAGGGCGAGGAGTGGCGAAAACAGCGCGACGTGCTGCAACCGCTTTTCACCCGCGACAGCGTGATGGACTACGCCGACGGCATGGTCGAGCAGATTCAACGCCGGAGCGACCGCTGGAGCGACGGCGACCGCTTCGACTTACAGGCGCAGCTCACCGACATGACCCTAGATGTGCTGTTCGCGACGGTTTTGGGTCGGGAACTCGAACTCGACGGCGACCGTCGCATCCGGGAGGCCGCCGAGGCACTCCACGACTGGTTCGTCCCCACGTCGTATCTGCTCCCGAAGTGGGTTCCGACGCCCGCACGTCGGCGGTTTCGGGAGGGGAAGGCGACGCTTCAAGAGGAGGCCCAGCGACTGCTCGATGAGAAATCAGGGGAGGCGCCGACGAACCCCTCGGAGGCCGACGACCTGCTGTCGCTTCTGGTCGGACTGCGAGAGGCCGGTGTCGCGGAGTCGGGAATGTTGACCGACGAGCGCCTCCGCGACCAGATGGTGACCATCATCTTCGCCGGCCACGACACGACGACGACCTCCCTGACGTTTGCCTTCTGGGCGCTGGCGAACAACCCCGAAGTGCGCGAGCGGTTCCACGCGGAGGTCGACGAACTCGACGGCCCGCCGACGATGGACGACGTAGACGACTTGGAGGTGACAGACCGCGTGCTGACCGAGACGCTGCGACTGTTCCCGCCGGTGTACTCGCTGCCGCGGGAGAGCAAGGAAGAGACGGTGTTCGACGGCTACCGAATCCCCGCCGACAGCCGTATTCTGCTGCCGATTCGACACATCCAGCGGGACCCACGATTCTTCGATGACCCCGAGACGTTCCGACCCTCGCGGTGGGACGGTGAGTTGCGTCGCGAACTGCACGACTTCGCCTACGCCCCCTTCGGCGGCGGGCCCCGAATCTGCATCGGCCGAGAGTTCGCGCTGTTGGAGGCGAAACTGGCGCTTGCGACCATCGGCCGGAACTACGAACTGTACTGGCTCGGAGAGAACCAGCCGGACGGCGAGCCGCCGGTCTCCCCCGAGATGACGATGCGGATGGAGCCCGGACAGGAGTTCCTCGTCTCCGAGCGCTCCTGA